In one Elephas maximus indicus isolate mEleMax1 chromosome 9, mEleMax1 primary haplotype, whole genome shotgun sequence genomic region, the following are encoded:
- the ARRDC1 gene encoding arrestin domain-containing protein 1 isoform X3: MGGGGGLLQQLPVTGRQGPWPRALCSGGMCVAHGSGSLPAGEHTFPFQFLLPATAPTSFEGPFGKIVHQVRATIDTPRFSKDHKCSRVFYILSPLNLNSIPDIEQPNVASATKKFSYKLVKTGSVVLTASTDLRGYVVGQVLRLQVDIENQSGKDTGPVVASLLQKVSYKAKRWIYDVRTIVEVEGAGAKAWRRSEWQEQILVPALPQSALPGCSLIHVDYYLQVSLKAPEASVTLPVFIGNIAVNHAPLSPLPGPESPMSQVVPSAPPQEEVEAEAVASAPLLTDPTITLSTKSHSQPLPPSPFRAASGVPELCAQVRSPASHPLPPPLCISTGTTVPYFTDGPGGPVPATSTQILLPEYSSWGYPHEAPPSYEQSCSHTDLGLSPQS, translated from the exons ATGGGTGGTGGAGGAGGGCTACTTCAACAGCTCCCTGTCACTGGCAGACAAGG GCCATGGCCCCGTGCTTTGTGCTCTGGAGGCATGTGCGTAGCTCACGGCAGCG GGAGCCTACCCGCTGGCGAGCACACCTTCCCCTTCCAGTTCCTGCTTCCTG CCACAGCACCCACGTCCTTTGAGGGGCCTTTCGGGAAGATTGTGCACCAGGTGCGGGCCACCATTGACACGCCACGCTTCTCCAAGGACCACAAGTGCAGCCGGGTCTTCTATATCTTGAGTCCACTGAACCTCAACAGCATCCCTGACATCGAG CAACCCAATGTGGCCTCGGCCACGAAGAAGTTCTCCTACAAGCTGGTGAAGACAGGGAGCGTGGTCCTCACGGCCAGCACCGACCTCCGAGGCTACGTGGTAGGGCAGGTGTTGCGGCTGCAGGTTGACATCGAGAACCAATCGGGCAAGGACACAGGCCCTGTGGTGGCCAGTCTGCTGCAG AAAGTATCCTACAAGGCCAAGCGCTGGATCTATGATGTGCGGACCATTGTGGAGGTGGAGGGTGCCGGGGCCAAGGCCTGGAGGCGCTCTGAGTGGCAGGAGCAGATCCTGGTGCCAGCACTGCCCCAGTCTGCCCTGCCAGGCTGCAGCCTCATCCACGTGGATTACTACCTGCAG GTCTCCCTGAAGGCCCCAGAGGCCAGTGTGACACTCCCAGTCTTCATTGGTAACATTGCTGTGAACCACGCCCCGCTGAGCCCCCTGCCAGGTCCGGAGTCACCAATGTCTCAGGTGGTGCCCTCAGCGCCGCCCCAGGAGGAAGTGGAGGCCGAGGCTGTGGCCAGCGCTCCCCTCTTAACGGACCCCACCATCACCCTGTCTACCAAGAGTCACTCGCAGCCACTGCCGCCTTCCCCCTTCAGGGCTGCGTCTGGCGTCCCCGAACTCTGTGCTCAGGTCCGCAGCCCCGCGTCCCACCCTCTGCCCCCTCCCTTGTGCATCTCCACGGGTACCACAGTCCCCTACTTCACGGACGGCCCTGGGGGGCCGGTGCCTGCCACCAGCACCCAGATCTTACTGCCGGAGTACAGCTCGTGGGGCTACCCCCATG AGGCCCCGCCGTCCTACGAGCAGAGCTGTAGCCACACGGACCTCGGCCTGAGCCCCCAGAGCTGA
- the ARRDC1 gene encoding arrestin domain-containing protein 1 isoform X2, protein MGRLQLFEIRLSHGRVVYSPGEPLVGAVCVRLGAPLPFRAIRVTCTGSCGVSSKVNDAAWVVEEGYFNSSLSLADKGSLPAGEHTFPFQFLLPATAPTSFEGPFGKIVHQVRATIDTPRFSKDHKCSRVFYILSPLNLNSIPDIEQPNVASATKKFSYKLVKTGSVVLTASTDLRGYVVGQVLRLQVDIENQSGKDTGPVVASLLQKVSYKAKRWIYDVRTIVEVEGAGAKAWRRSEWQEQILVPALPQSALPGCSLIHVDYYLQVSLKAPEASVTLPVFIGNIAVNHAPLSPLPGPESPMSQVVPSAPPQEEVEAEAVASAPLLTDPTITLSTKSHSQPLPPSPFRAASGVPELCAQVRSPASHPLPPPLCISTGTTVPYFTDGPGGPVPATSTQILLPEYSSWGYPHEAPPSYEQSCSHTDLGLSPQS, encoded by the exons CCATCCGGGTgacctgcacagggtcctgcggGGTTTCCAGCAAGGTCAACGATGCCGCATGGGTGGTGGAGGAGGGCTACTTCAACAGCTCCCTGTCACTGGCAGACAAGG GGAGCCTACCCGCTGGCGAGCACACCTTCCCCTTCCAGTTCCTGCTTCCTG CCACAGCACCCACGTCCTTTGAGGGGCCTTTCGGGAAGATTGTGCACCAGGTGCGGGCCACCATTGACACGCCACGCTTCTCCAAGGACCACAAGTGCAGCCGGGTCTTCTATATCTTGAGTCCACTGAACCTCAACAGCATCCCTGACATCGAG CAACCCAATGTGGCCTCGGCCACGAAGAAGTTCTCCTACAAGCTGGTGAAGACAGGGAGCGTGGTCCTCACGGCCAGCACCGACCTCCGAGGCTACGTGGTAGGGCAGGTGTTGCGGCTGCAGGTTGACATCGAGAACCAATCGGGCAAGGACACAGGCCCTGTGGTGGCCAGTCTGCTGCAG AAAGTATCCTACAAGGCCAAGCGCTGGATCTATGATGTGCGGACCATTGTGGAGGTGGAGGGTGCCGGGGCCAAGGCCTGGAGGCGCTCTGAGTGGCAGGAGCAGATCCTGGTGCCAGCACTGCCCCAGTCTGCCCTGCCAGGCTGCAGCCTCATCCACGTGGATTACTACCTGCAG GTCTCCCTGAAGGCCCCAGAGGCCAGTGTGACACTCCCAGTCTTCATTGGTAACATTGCTGTGAACCACGCCCCGCTGAGCCCCCTGCCAGGTCCGGAGTCACCAATGTCTCAGGTGGTGCCCTCAGCGCCGCCCCAGGAGGAAGTGGAGGCCGAGGCTGTGGCCAGCGCTCCCCTCTTAACGGACCCCACCATCACCCTGTCTACCAAGAGTCACTCGCAGCCACTGCCGCCTTCCCCCTTCAGGGCTGCGTCTGGCGTCCCCGAACTCTGTGCTCAGGTCCGCAGCCCCGCGTCCCACCCTCTGCCCCCTCCCTTGTGCATCTCCACGGGTACCACAGTCCCCTACTTCACGGACGGCCCTGGGGGGCCGGTGCCTGCCACCAGCACCCAGATCTTACTGCCGGAGTACAGCTCGTGGGGCTACCCCCATG AGGCCCCGCCGTCCTACGAGCAGAGCTGTAGCCACACGGACCTCGGCCTGAGCCCCCAGAGCTGA